A stretch of Aphanothece sacrum FPU1 DNA encodes these proteins:
- a CDS encoding Asr1405/Asl0597 family protein, translated as MMTPSSPDALLSQVANISRCDRWLIHHRLQELMIPCWCPNDGSLWVEIEHGINAILLRSAVYQAMATRQELLDWLQRCWETNDCPSTESYPD; from the coding sequence ATGATGACACCTTCTAGTCCCGATGCTTTACTCAGTCAAGTTGCGAATATTTCTCGCTGCGATCGCTGGTTGATTCACCATCGTCTTCAAGAATTAATGATCCCTTGTTGGTGTCCTAATGACGGATCATTATGGGTAGAAATCGAACATGGTATCAATGCCATTCTGCTGCGTAGCGCAGTTTATCAAGCGATGGCCACTCGTCAAGAATTACTAGACTGGTTGCAACGTTGTTGGGAAACTAATGATTGCCCGTCTACTGAATCTTATCCTGATTAA
- the nifS gene encoding cysteine desulfurase NifS, with product MRECIYLDNNATTQIDEEVLGAMMPYLTLYYGNPSSMHTFGGQVGRAVTTAREQVASLLGADASEIVFTSCGTEGDNAAIRGALAAQPNKRHIVTSEVEHPAVLNLCKNLEKQGYTVTYLSVNNQGQLDLSEVEASLTGNTALVSIMYANNETGVVFPVEKVGQLAKDYGAIFHVDAVQAVGKIPLNMQTSTIDLLTLSGHKIHAPKGIGALYVRRGTRFRPSMIGGHQERGRRAGTENVPGIVALGKAAELAQYHLANVSGERQLRDYLEQTILTLIPNTVVNGHPIQRLPNTTNIGFKYIEGEAILLSLNQYEICASSGSACTSGSLEPSHVLRAMGLPYSVLHGSIRFSLSRYTTQTQIDRVLEVLPGIIERLRALSPFNSDDSSWLQEQELAVLAK from the coding sequence ATGCGAGAATGTATATATCTTGATAACAACGCCACCACCCAAATAGACGAGGAAGTCTTAGGGGCGATGATGCCCTACCTGACCCTCTACTATGGCAACCCCTCTAGTATGCACACCTTTGGCGGACAAGTAGGACGAGCCGTAACCACCGCTAGAGAACAGGTCGCCTCCCTTTTAGGGGCAGATGCTTCAGAAATCGTCTTTACCAGTTGTGGTACTGAAGGAGATAATGCTGCTATTCGTGGGGCCCTAGCTGCTCAACCGAATAAACGCCATATCGTCACTAGCGAAGTTGAACACCCTGCTGTTCTTAATCTTTGCAAAAACCTTGAAAAACAGGGTTATACGGTAACATATCTTTCGGTTAATAATCAAGGACAACTTGACCTGAGTGAAGTAGAAGCCTCTCTCACCGGGAACACAGCCCTAGTTTCGATTATGTATGCGAATAATGAAACTGGCGTTGTCTTCCCAGTAGAAAAGGTGGGGCAACTGGCGAAAGATTATGGAGCGATCTTCCATGTGGATGCAGTGCAAGCAGTGGGAAAAATTCCTCTCAATATGCAAACTAGCACCATAGATCTCTTAACCCTCTCTGGTCATAAAATCCATGCTCCTAAAGGCATTGGTGCTTTGTATGTCCGTCGCGGTACTCGCTTCCGTCCTTCCATGATTGGGGGACATCAAGAACGGGGCCGTCGGGCAGGTACGGAAAATGTCCCTGGGATTGTAGCATTAGGAAAAGCGGCCGAGTTAGCTCAATATCATTTAGCTAATGTGTCTGGCGAACGGCAATTACGGGATTATTTAGAACAAACAATTCTGACTTTAATTCCGAATACGGTGGTCAATGGTCATCCGATTCAACGATTGCCTAATACGACAAATATTGGTTTCAAATATATTGAAGGTGAGGCGATCTTACTCTCTCTAAATCAATATGAGATTTGTGCTTCTTCGGGTTCTGCTTGTACCTCTGGTTCCTTAGAACCTTCTCACGTCCTGCGGGCTATGGGACTTCCTTACAGTGTTCTTCACGGTTCGATTCGCTTTAGCCTTTCTCGTTATACAACACAAACTCAGATTGATCGAGTTCTTGAGGTTTTACCAGGAATCATTGAGCGATTACGGGCTTTATCTCCCTTTAATAGCGATGATTCTAGCTGGTTACAAGAACAAGAACTAGCCGTATTAGCTAAGTAA
- the nifK gene encoding nitrogenase molybdenum-iron protein subunit beta: protein MPQNIDNIQDHVELFHQPEYQELFENKKAMQGMAADEEVTKVAEWTKSWEYREKNFAREALTINPAKACQPLGAILAAVGFEGTLPFVHGSQGCVAYFRTHFTRHFKEPFSGVSSSMTEDAAVFGGLKNMIEGLENAYNLYKPKMIAVCTTCMAEVIGDDLGSFIGNSKAAGSVPEDFPVPFAHTPSFVGSHITGYDNMMKAVLGNLTEGKKAATTNGKINFIPGFETYIGNLRELKHLVSAMGVNATILGDHELYLDSPNDGEFKMYQGGTTLAEGADSINAEKTIALQTYPTLKTLDYIEKEWQQPTATYRPWGIQATDAFLMGLSEITGNPVPPELELERGRAVDAMTDSHAWLHGKTAAIYGDPDLVLGVLQFLLEMGVEPVHVLVNNSSEEFETEAKALLASSPYGQKATVWGGKDLWHMRSLLFTEPVDFLVGNSYGKYLWRDTQIPLIRIGYPIFDRHHLHRYSTIGYNGAINLLNWIVNALFEEIDRNTNIPSKTDISFDLVR from the coding sequence ATGCCTCAGAATATAGATAACATTCAAGACCACGTTGAGTTATTTCATCAGCCTGAGTACCAAGAGTTATTTGAAAACAAAAAAGCCATGCAAGGTATGGCTGCTGATGAAGAAGTAACCAAAGTTGCTGAGTGGACCAAAAGTTGGGAATATCGTGAAAAGAACTTCGCTCGTGAAGCCCTCACCATCAACCCCGCTAAAGCTTGTCAACCTTTAGGTGCTATCTTAGCAGCAGTTGGATTTGAAGGAACCCTCCCCTTTGTACACGGGTCACAAGGTTGTGTTGCTTACTTCCGTACCCACTTTACCCGTCACTTCAAAGAACCCTTTAGTGGTGTTTCTTCTTCCATGACTGAAGACGCAGCCGTTTTCGGTGGATTGAAAAACATGATCGAAGGTTTAGAGAACGCCTACAATCTCTACAAACCCAAAATGATTGCTGTCTGTACAACTTGTATGGCAGAAGTTATTGGAGATGACTTAGGTTCCTTCATCGGTAACTCTAAAGCAGCAGGTTCTGTTCCTGAAGATTTCCCCGTTCCCTTTGCTCATACTCCTTCTTTCGTTGGTTCTCATATCACTGGATATGACAACATGATGAAAGCTGTCCTCGGCAACTTAACCGAAGGCAAAAAAGCTGCTACCACCAACGGCAAAATCAACTTTATTCCTGGGTTTGAAACCTATATTGGTAACTTACGCGAACTGAAACACTTAGTCAGTGCTATGGGCGTTAATGCTACCATCTTAGGCGACCACGAACTCTATTTAGATTCTCCTAACGATGGAGAATTCAAAATGTACCAAGGCGGTACAACCTTAGCAGAAGGTGCAGATTCTATCAACGCTGAAAAAACCATCGCTCTGCAAACTTATCCTACCCTAAAAACCCTCGACTATATCGAGAAAGAATGGCAGCAACCCACCGCTACCTATCGTCCTTGGGGTATTCAAGCGACTGACGCTTTCTTAATGGGACTCTCTGAAATCACAGGTAATCCTGTTCCCCCCGAATTAGAATTAGAACGGGGACGTGCAGTAGATGCCATGACCGATAGTCATGCTTGGTTACACGGCAAAACCGCCGCTATCTACGGTGATCCTGATCTTGTATTAGGCGTACTACAATTCTTGTTAGAAATGGGCGTAGAACCAGTTCACGTCTTAGTTAACAATTCTAGCGAAGAATTTGAAACAGAAGCCAAAGCCCTCTTAGCTTCTAGTCCTTACGGTCAAAAAGCAACCGTTTGGGGTGGTAAAGATTTATGGCATATGCGTTCTTTACTGTTCACCGAACCCGTTGACTTCTTAGTTGGTAACTCCTACGGTAAATACCTCTGGCGCGATACCCAGATTCCTTTAATCCGCATCGGTTATCCTATCTTTGATCGTCACCACTTACACCGTTATTCTACCATTGGTTACAATGGCGCGATTAACCTACTAAATTGGATTGTTAACGCTCTATTTGAAGAAATTGACCGTAACACCAATATCCCCTCGAAGACCGATATTTCCTTCGATTTAGTCCGTTAA
- the nifE gene encoding nitrogenase iron-molybdenum cofactor biosynthesis protein NifE, whose protein sequence is MKLTKGKINELLTQPGCEHNHKKEGEGKNKSCTQQAQPGSAQGGCAFDGASIALVPITDAAHLVHGSIACSGNTWGSRGSLSSGPNTYKMGFTTDLSENDVIFGGEKKLYQAIGQLITRYHPAAVFVYSTCVTALIGDDLDAVCKAASNKFETPIVPVHAPGFVGSKNLGNRLGGEALLDYVVGTREPEYTTPYDINLIGEYNIAGEMWGVIPLLEKAGFRVLSKITGDARYNEVCYAHRAKLNVMICSKALINMATAMKERYDIPFIEESFYGVADMNRCLRNIAAFFGDAALQERVENLIEEQTLKLDIALAPYRQRLEGKRMVLYTGGVKSWSIVSAAQDLGIEVVATSTKKSTEEDKARIKQLLGQDGIMLEKGSPEELLRVIEKTKADLLVAGGRNQYTALKARIPFLDVNQERHHPYAGYVGMVEMARELDEAVHSPIWRQVRQAAPWEIWQQEHESLLHLEAE, encoded by the coding sequence ATGAAATTAACAAAAGGCAAAATCAACGAACTGCTAACGCAACCCGGTTGTGAGCATAATCATAAAAAAGAGGGTGAGGGTAAAAATAAGTCTTGTACCCAACAAGCTCAACCCGGTTCTGCTCAAGGAGGCTGCGCTTTTGATGGTGCATCTATCGCCCTTGTTCCTATCACCGATGCAGCCCATTTAGTTCATGGTTCTATTGCTTGTTCTGGTAATACTTGGGGCAGTCGTGGCAGTCTGTCAAGCGGCCCTAATACTTATAAAATGGGTTTTACAACTGATTTATCAGAAAATGATGTTATTTTTGGTGGTGAGAAAAAACTTTATCAAGCAATTGGTCAACTCATTACACGTTATCATCCAGCCGCAGTTTTTGTCTATTCAACTTGTGTTACTGCCCTCATTGGGGATGATTTAGATGCAGTCTGTAAAGCTGCTAGTAATAAGTTTGAAACTCCTATTGTTCCGGTTCATGCACCAGGATTTGTGGGTAGCAAAAATCTGGGCAACCGTTTAGGAGGAGAAGCTTTACTTGACTATGTAGTCGGAACTAGAGAACCGGAATATACCACTCCTTATGATATTAATCTCATTGGAGAATATAATATCGCGGGTGAAATGTGGGGTGTTATTCCCTTATTAGAAAAAGCGGGATTTCGGGTTCTTTCTAAGATTACAGGTGATGCTCGTTATAATGAGGTTTGTTATGCTCATCGGGCTAAACTTAATGTTATGATTTGCTCGAAAGCTTTAATTAATATGGCTACTGCCATGAAGGAACGTTACGATATTCCTTTCATAGAAGAATCCTTCTATGGTGTAGCTGATATGAACCGTTGTTTACGCAATATTGCCGCTTTCTTCGGTGATGCTGCTTTACAAGAACGGGTAGAAAATTTAATTGAAGAACAAACCCTTAAGTTAGACATCGCTTTGGCCCCTTATCGGCAAAGGTTAGAGGGTAAACGCATGGTCTTATATACAGGAGGTGTAAAAAGTTGGTCAATTGTATCAGCCGCTCAAGATTTAGGTATTGAAGTCGTCGCAACTAGCACTAAAAAAAGCACAGAAGAAGACAAAGCGCGTATTAAACAGTTGCTTGGTCAAGATGGCATTATGCTAGAAAAAGGCAGCCCCGAAGAACTATTACGAGTCATTGAAAAAACAAAGGCTGATTTATTAGTTGCAGGGGGACGTAATCAATATACTGCCCTGAAAGCTAGAATTCCCTTTTTAGATGTTAACCAAGAACGTCATCATCCTTATGCGGGTTATGTCGGTATGGTGGAAATGGCTAGAGAATTAGATGAGGCAGTACATAGTCCTATTTGGCGACAAGTCCGTCAAGCTGCCCCTTGGGAAATTTGGCAACAAGAACATGAAAGTTTGTTGCATTTGGAAGCAGAGTAG
- the cysE gene encoding serine O-acetyltransferase, with product MFGSIPVREGRLGYQRGHNDSSTCSLEIPPCSRVSPVQTLLKDFQVIFQRDPAARNWLEVLCFYPGLHALTLHRLSHWLWKQQIPFIPRFFSHLGRFITGIEIHPGATIGQGVFIDHGMGVVIGETAILGDYCLIYQNVTLGGTGKELGKRHPTLGDHVIVGAGAKVLGNIEIGNHVRIGAGSIVLRSVPSDCTVVGVPGRIISRSGRGCPLEHGKLPDVEAQIIRTLLDRIEQLEQKIQNLP from the coding sequence ATGTTTGGATCCATTCCCGTCAGAGAAGGTCGTTTAGGGTATCAAAGGGGTCATAACGACTCCTCGACTTGTTCTTTGGAGATTCCACCATGTTCTCGTGTCTCTCCCGTGCAAACCCTCCTGAAAGACTTTCAAGTTATTTTTCAACGAGATCCGGCCGCTCGTAACTGGCTAGAAGTATTATGCTTTTATCCAGGATTACACGCCTTAACTCTCCATCGCTTATCCCATTGGCTATGGAAACAGCAAATACCCTTTATTCCTCGCTTTTTCTCCCATTTAGGACGATTTATCACCGGAATTGAAATTCATCCTGGGGCCACCATTGGTCAAGGGGTGTTTATCGATCACGGTATGGGAGTAGTCATTGGTGAAACGGCTATTTTGGGAGATTATTGTTTAATTTATCAAAATGTGACCCTTGGTGGCACCGGAAAAGAACTCGGTAAACGCCATCCCACTCTAGGAGATCATGTTATTGTCGGGGCCGGGGCCAAAGTCTTAGGCAATATTGAAATTGGCAATCATGTTCGTATTGGTGCAGGATCAATCGTTTTGCGCAGTGTTCCCAGTGATTGCACCGTCGTAGGAGTACCCGGTCGTATTATTTCCCGTAGTGGTCGCGGTTGCCCCTTAGAACACGGCAAATTACCGGATGTGGAGGCCCAAATCATTCGTACCTTATTAGACCGAATTGAACAATTGGAACAAAAGATACAAAACCTACCTTGA
- a CDS encoding 4Fe-4S binding protein codes for MSYTITNECISCHRCQVACPTDAIQIQNGRLLIDANLCNECRGHYGTPQCAAACPTNAGCLSLSEKMGQPRDYWDTWFNHYNTLLTKLKHEEPTYCWETWFDTYSREIASLMTAHS; via the coding sequence ATGAGTTACACCATCACTAATGAATGTATAAGCTGTCATCGCTGTCAAGTGGCTTGTCCCACTGATGCTATCCAAATACAAAACGGTAGATTACTCATTGACGCGAACCTTTGTAATGAGTGTCGCGGCCATTACGGAACCCCCCAATGTGCCGCCGCTTGTCCCACAAATGCTGGTTGTTTGTCTCTATCGGAGAAAATGGGTCAACCCAGGGACTATTGGGATACTTGGTTTAATCACTACAACACTCTCCTAACCAAGCTAAAACACGAAGAACCCACCTATTGTTGGGAGACTTGGTTTGATACTTATTCGCGCGAAATCGCCTCTTTAATGACGGCCCACAGTTAA
- the nifD gene encoding nitrogenase molybdenum-iron protein alpha chain — translation MSTVEDRKQLIKDVLDTYPDKLAKKRSKHLNVYEEGKDDCGVKSNVKSAPGVMTARGCAYAGSKGVVWGPIKDMIHISHGPVGCGYYSWSGRRNYYIGTTGVDTFGTMNFTSDFQERDIVFGGDKKLLKITEEIEELFPLNNGISIQSECPIGLIGDDIEGVARKAQKITNKPVVPVRCEGFRGVSQSLGHHIANDAVRDWVFSRTDAAEIETTPYDVAIIGDYNIGGDAWSSRILLEEMGLRVVAQWSGDGTINEMMQTPKVKLNLIHCYRSMNYISRHMEEKYGIPWFEYNFFGPTKIAESLRAIAALFDETIQEKAEQVIAKYEQQTADVLAKYRPRLEGKTVMMMVGGLRPRHVVPAFTDLGMVMIGTGYEFAHGDDYKRTTEYVDDATLIYDDVTAYEFEKFVQELKPDLVASGVKEKYVFQKMGLPFRQMHSWDYSGPYHGYDGFAIFARDMDLALNNPTWGLIKSPWNK, via the coding sequence ATGTCAACAGTAGAAGACAGAAAGCAGCTAATCAAAGACGTTCTTGATACTTACCCCGACAAGTTAGCCAAGAAACGTTCCAAACATCTTAACGTTTACGAAGAAGGCAAAGACGATTGCGGTGTAAAATCTAACGTTAAGTCTGCACCTGGAGTTATGACCGCTCGTGGTTGTGCTTATGCAGGGTCTAAAGGGGTAGTTTGGGGTCCTATCAAAGATATGATCCACATCTCCCACGGGCCGGTTGGTTGTGGTTACTACTCTTGGTCTGGTCGTCGTAACTACTATATCGGAACCACTGGAGTTGATACCTTTGGTACGATGAACTTTACCTCTGATTTCCAAGAACGGGACATCGTTTTTGGTGGAGACAAAAAACTCCTGAAAATCACCGAGGAAATTGAAGAATTATTCCCCCTCAACAATGGGATTTCCATTCAATCTGAATGTCCTATTGGCTTAATCGGAGACGATATTGAAGGTGTTGCCCGTAAAGCGCAAAAAATCACCAACAAACCCGTTGTTCCCGTCCGTTGTGAAGGGTTCCGTGGAGTTTCTCAATCTTTAGGACACCACATCGCTAACGACGCAGTACGTGACTGGGTATTCAGTCGTACAGATGCAGCCGAAATCGAAACCACTCCTTATGACGTAGCCATCATCGGTGACTACAACATCGGTGGAGATGCTTGGTCTAGCCGTATTCTTCTCGAAGAAATGGGTCTACGCGTCGTTGCTCAATGGTCTGGAGACGGAACCATCAACGAAATGATGCAAACCCCCAAAGTGAAACTCAACCTGATTCACTGTTACCGTTCCATGAACTACATCAGTCGTCACATGGAAGAAAAATACGGTATTCCCTGGTTTGAATACAACTTCTTCGGCCCCACCAAAATTGCTGAATCTTTACGGGCGATCGCTGCACTCTTTGATGAAACCATCCAAGAAAAAGCAGAACAAGTAATCGCTAAGTACGAACAACAAACTGCAGATGTCTTAGCTAAATACCGTCCTCGTTTAGAAGGCAAAACCGTCATGATGATGGTTGGTGGATTACGTCCTCGTCACGTTGTTCCCGCTTTCACCGACTTAGGTATGGTCATGATTGGAACCGGATATGAGTTCGCTCACGGTGACGACTATAAACGTACCACTGAGTATGTAGATGACGCAACCCTCATCTATGATGACGTAACTGCTTATGAGTTTGAAAAATTCGTTCAAGAACTCAAACCCGACTTAGTTGCTTCCGGTGTTAAAGAGAAGTATGTGTTCCAAAAAATGGGACTACCCTTCCGTCAAATGCACTCTTGGGATTACTCTGGCCCTTATCACGGTTATGACGGATTTGCTATCTTTGCACGGGATATGGACTTAGCTCTAAATAACCCAACTTGGGGGCTGATCAAATCTCCTTGGAATAAATAA
- the nifU gene encoding Fe-S cluster assembly protein NifU — translation MWDYTDKVMEFFYNPRNQGTITEKNEGEAITTGEVGSISCGDALRLHLKIDTATEIILDARFQTFGCASAIASSSALTELLVGKTLDEALSLTNKQIAEFLGGLPEEKMHCSVMGQEALEAAIFNYRGIPLDNHDDDEGALVCRCFGVSDARIRRIVSENGLTTAEQVTHYVKAGGGCGSCLTDIDDLIAEIVLEQETAVAAATKVIQSKTIPTTPLTNLQKITLIQQILEQEIKPMLAQDGGDVELFDIEGDLVKVILKGACGSCPSSTATLKMGIEARLQERISPTLTVIAV, via the coding sequence ATGTGGGACTATACAGATAAGGTGATGGAATTCTTCTATAATCCTCGTAATCAGGGAACGATTACGGAGAAAAATGAAGGAGAAGCGATTACAACCGGAGAAGTAGGTAGTATTTCTTGTGGAGACGCTTTAAGGTTACATCTTAAGATTGATACTGCTACAGAAATCATCTTAGATGCTCGGTTTCAAACTTTTGGTTGTGCTTCTGCGATCGCGTCTTCTTCAGCATTAACTGAGTTATTGGTAGGCAAAACTTTAGATGAAGCTTTGAGTCTTACTAATAAACAAATTGCTGAATTCTTAGGGGGTTTACCCGAAGAAAAAATGCACTGTTCAGTGATGGGACAAGAAGCATTAGAAGCAGCTATCTTTAATTATAGAGGGATTCCTCTTGATAATCATGACGATGATGAAGGAGCCTTAGTTTGCCGTTGTTTTGGGGTCAGTGATGCCAGAATTCGCAGAATTGTTTCTGAAAATGGTCTGACGACTGCTGAACAAGTAACCCATTATGTGAAAGCAGGTGGAGGTTGTGGTTCTTGTCTAACAGATATTGATGATTTAATTGCAGAAATTGTGTTAGAACAAGAGACTGCAGTTGCTGCGGCGACTAAAGTTATTCAATCAAAAACAATTCCTACTACACCACTAACTAATCTACAAAAAATCACTCTTATTCAACAAATTCTCGAACAAGAAATCAAACCCATGTTAGCACAAGATGGGGGAGATGTAGAGTTATTTGATATCGAAGGAGATCTCGTTAAAGTAATTCTAAAAGGAGCTTGTGGTTCTTGTCCAAGTAGCACTGCTACCTTAAAAATGGGCATAGAAGCGCGATTACAAGAACGAATTTCACCGACTCTAACAGTCATTGCTGTGTAA
- the nifB gene encoding nitrogenase cofactor biosynthesis protein NifB: protein MLQTTGLIKSDSSTATTVTPKTTPCAPKATGGCGSTSSSPQVLDERIAERIAKHPCYSEDAHHHYARMHVAVAPACNIQCNYCNRKYDCANESRPGVVSEVLTPEEAAHKALVIAGKIPQMTVLGIAGPGDPLANPTQTFRTFELVAEKAPDIKLCLSSNGLMLTEYIDRIKELNVDHVTLTINMIDPEIGEKIYPWVRYNRKRYKGIEGVNILHEKQMEALDALREADVLCKVNSVMIPGINDEHLIEVNEVIRSKGAFLHNIMPLISAPEHGTHFGLTGQRGPTPKELKAVQDGCSGNMKMMRHCRQCRADAVGLLGEDRSQEFTKDKFLEMTPEYDIEKRQEVHANIEKFTAEVKATQAKRTSTKPVKEAPKILLAVATKGNRLVNQHFGHAKEFQIFEVDGTNVKFVAHRKVDLYCQSGYGEEATLENIIKAISDCQGVLAAKIGNCPQEELRKAGVEPFEAYDVIDKVALDFYQQYQQKQSVGV, encoded by the coding sequence ATGCTACAAACAACCGGTCTAATTAAATCCGACTCATCAACGGCTACAACAGTAACCCCGAAGACTACCCCTTGTGCGCCAAAAGCGACTGGTGGATGTGGTAGCACTTCTTCGAGTCCCCAAGTTCTAGATGAAAGAATTGCCGAACGCATTGCCAAACACCCCTGTTATAGTGAAGATGCACACCACCACTATGCACGGATGCACGTTGCAGTAGCACCCGCTTGTAACATTCAATGTAACTATTGTAACCGTAAATACGACTGTGCGAACGAAAGCCGTCCTGGAGTTGTCAGTGAAGTGCTGACCCCCGAAGAAGCTGCACACAAAGCCTTAGTCATTGCTGGAAAGATTCCCCAAATGACAGTTTTAGGGATTGCGGGTCCTGGTGATCCTTTAGCGAACCCCACACAAACTTTCCGTACCTTTGAATTAGTTGCCGAGAAAGCCCCAGATATTAAACTCTGCTTATCGAGTAATGGATTGATGTTAACCGAATACATCGATCGCATTAAAGAACTCAACGTCGATCACGTTACCCTAACGATTAATATGATCGACCCAGAAATCGGTGAAAAAATCTATCCTTGGGTACGTTATAACCGTAAACGCTACAAAGGCATCGAAGGAGTTAACATTCTCCACGAGAAACAAATGGAAGCCCTTGATGCACTGCGAGAAGCAGATGTCTTGTGCAAAGTTAACTCTGTAATGATCCCCGGCATTAATGACGAACACTTAATAGAAGTTAACGAAGTGATTCGTTCAAAAGGTGCTTTCCTGCACAATATTATGCCCCTGATCTCCGCCCCTGAACATGGAACCCACTTCGGGTTAACCGGACAAAGAGGCCCGACCCCCAAAGAACTGAAAGCTGTACAAGACGGTTGTTCTGGCAACATGAAAATGATGCGCCACTGTCGTCAATGTCGGGCTGATGCGGTAGGATTATTAGGAGAAGATCGTTCTCAGGAATTCACTAAAGATAAATTCCTAGAAATGACTCCCGAATACGATATCGAGAAACGTCAAGAAGTCCACGCCAATATTGAAAAATTCACGGCGGAAGTAAAAGCAACACAGGCTAAACGCACTAGCACCAAACCCGTTAAAGAAGCACCGAAAATTCTGTTAGCGGTTGCGACAAAAGGAAATCGTTTAGTTAACCAACACTTCGGACACGCTAAAGAATTTCAAATCTTTGAAGTCGATGGCACTAATGTTAAATTTGTGGCACACCGCAAAGTTGATCTTTATTGTCAAAGTGGTTACGGAGAAGAAGCGACCCTAGAAAACATCATTAAAGCTATCTCCGATTGTCAAGGAGTCCTTGCTGCTAAAATTGGCAACTGTCCTCAAGAAGAATTACGCAAAGCCGGGGTAGAACCCTTTGAAGCTTACGATGTCATTGATAAAGTTGCTCTCGACTTCTATCAACAATACCAGCAAAAGCAGTCCGTAGGAGTTTAA
- the nifH gene encoding nitrogenase iron protein, whose amino-acid sequence MRQIAFYGKGGIGKSTTSQNTLAGMAQAGNRIMIVGCDPKADSTRLILNCKAQVTVLHLAAERGSVEDIELEDVLLTGFENIKCVESGGPEPGVGCAGRGIITSINFLEEEGAYADLDFVSYDVLGDVVCGGFAMPIREGKAQEIYIVTSGEMMAMYAANNIARGILKYAHTGGVRLGGLICNSRNVNKEIELIEELAERLNTQMIHFVPRSKQVQEAELRRQTVIQYSPDHPQAQEYRDLGDKIVNNKKLTIPTPIDNDELEELLINYGLLGSEEEYKKVMEADVAAQQLTRGSK is encoded by the coding sequence ATGCGTCAAATTGCATTTTACGGAAAAGGCGGTATCGGTAAATCTACCACTTCTCAAAATACCTTAGCCGGAATGGCTCAAGCTGGCAACCGCATCATGATCGTCGGTTGTGACCCTAAAGCTGATTCTACCCGTTTGATCCTTAACTGTAAAGCTCAGGTAACTGTATTACACTTAGCAGCAGAACGCGGTTCAGTTGAAGACATCGAACTCGAAGATGTACTATTAACTGGATTTGAAAATATCAAATGTGTCGAATCAGGTGGTCCTGAACCTGGGGTTGGTTGTGCTGGTCGTGGTATTATCACTTCCATCAACTTCCTAGAAGAAGAAGGTGCTTATGCAGACCTAGACTTCGTATCCTATGACGTATTAGGAGACGTTGTGTGTGGTGGTTTCGCAATGCCTATCCGTGAAGGAAAAGCCCAAGAAATCTACATCGTAACCTCTGGGGAAATGATGGCGATGTATGCTGCTAACAACATCGCTCGTGGTATCTTGAAATATGCTCACACTGGTGGCGTACGTTTAGGTGGTTTAATTTGTAACAGCCGTAACGTCAACAAAGAAATCGAACTAATCGAAGAATTGGCTGAACGTTTAAACACCCAAATGATTCACTTCGTACCCCGTTCCAAACAGGTACAAGAAGCTGAATTACGTCGTCAAACCGTTATTCAATACTCTCCTGATCATCCTCAAGCTCAAGAATACCGTGACTTAGGTGACAAAATTGTTAACAACAAAAAACTCACCATCCCCACTCCCATCGACAACGACGAACTCGAAGAACTCTTAATCAACTACGGTTTATTAGGTTCCGAAGAAGAGTACAAGAAAGTTATGGAAGCTGATGTGGCAGCACAACAACTCACCAGAGGTTCTAAGTAA
- a CDS encoding DUF2949 domain-containing protein, with amino-acid sequence MEHHFISKEFSQFLQQELDLSRDDLAVALNNQHQPSDPIPMLLWQYGLITRGQLQRIWDWLDAQIQYQFP; translated from the coding sequence ATGGAACATCATTTTATTTCCAAGGAATTCAGTCAATTCTTACAACAAGAATTAGATCTTTCAAGAGACGACTTAGCGGTTGCGCTGAACAATCAACACCAACCGAGTGACCCTATTCCCATGCTCTTGTGGCAATATGGCTTAATCACCAGAGGACAACTCCAACGGATTTGGGATTGGTTAGATGCTCAAATTCAATACCAATTTCCCTAA